Proteins encoded within one genomic window of Fragaria vesca subsp. vesca linkage group LG1, FraVesHawaii_1.0, whole genome shotgun sequence:
- the LOC101296808 gene encoding uncharacterized aarF domain-containing protein kinase 1-like: protein MRKLKAAVSLITATAATGATFHAFDPNSLSDDILHGVVRSSRAISTIALTAVDYKLTLRGLPLDSDEYRGMLSEVHSRSAWRILKLCEANKGFYVKAGQFVAALRQVPKEYSSILSSLQDQAVPCHFKAIEEVLIRNLGRKLSDTFMSLDEQPLAAASIAQVHKAVLKDHQAVAIKVQYPGLEQQMKLDTTTMYFISKSITWFFPEYRFGWLVAEFVQAISLELDFIQEAGNSERTASNFKNNKWIKVPRVFWDLTTKQVLTMEFCTGHKVDDVDYLKERKIDPVKVAKVLLEMFAEMIFIHGFVHGDPHPGNILVSPDGQNGFSLVLLDHGIYKQLDDKFRLEYCQLWKALILLDSKKLQHLGEQFGVAKYSKYFPVIFTGRTVDSTSALGKGMSIEERSKLKQELKSLKMEDISSFMESLPSDFLTILRTDGLLRSIASKLGASQRVRILLYAKYALYGLSPNLNPEYDFAIKVKFSQLMAYVSYLQLRLILELLSWIAKVKQLLFSLYEKIGAVLVV, encoded by the exons ATGCGGAAGCTGAAAGCCGCTGTCTCCCTAATCACAGCCACCGCTGCTACTGGCGCCACCTTCCACGCGTTCGACCCTAATTCTCTCTCCGACGATATCCTCCACGGCGTCGTTCGCTCTTCCCGCGCAATCTCCACC ATTGCATTGACCGCCGTTGACTACAAGCTCACCTTGCGTGGACTGCCGCTGGACTCCGATGAGTATCGTGGCATGCTATCTGAG GTCCATTCTCGATCAGCTTGGAGAATTCTGAAATTGTGTGAAGCCAACAAAGGATTTTATGTGAAAGCTGGTCAATTTGTTGCAGCTCTGCGTCAGGTTCCAAAAGAATACTCATCGATTCTTTCCTCATTACAGGATCAG GCAGTTCCTTGTCACTTCAAAGCTATCGAAGAAGTGCTAATTCGTAATCTGGGGCGCAAGCTTTCAGATAC GTTTATGTCACTGGATGAACAACCTTTGGCTGCGGCATCAATTGCTCAGGTACACAAAGCAGTTTTGAAGGATCATCAAGCAGTAGCAATCAAG GTGCAGTACCCTGGTCTGGAGCAGCAAATGAAACTGGATACTACAACGATGTATTTCATTTCAAAATCCATTACATGG TTTTTCCCAGAGTACAGATTCGGATGGCTGGTAGCAGAGTTTGTGCAGGCTATCTCTCTTGAGCTTG ATTTTATTCAAGAAGCTGGAAACTCTGAGAGAACTGCCAGTAATTTCAAAAACAACAAATGGATAAAGGTTCCTCGTGTATTTTGG GATTTGACAACTAAACAAGTTCTGACAATGGAGTTCTGTACTGGACACAAG GTTGATGATGTAGACTATCTGAAGGAGAGGAAAATCGATCCAGTGAAG GTGGCCAAAGTACTGTTGGAAATGTTTGCTGAAATGATTTTTATCCATGGTTTTGTGCACGGAGATCCACACCCTGGTAATATATTAGTATCTCCAGATGGGCAGAATGGATTTTCTTTGG TCCTTCTAGACCATGGAATATACAAACAACTTGATGATAAATTTAGGTTGGAATATTGTCAACTCTGGAAGGCTTTAATTCTTCTCGACTCAAAAAAGTTACAGCATTTGGGTGAACAGTTTGGTGTTGCAAAGTATTCTAAATACTTTCCTGTCATTTTCACAGGAAGAACTGTTGACAG TACATCAGCTCTTGGGAAGGGAATGTCAATTGAAGAGAGAAGTAAATTAAAGCAAGAGCTCAAGTCGCTAAAGATGGAGGACATATCTTCATTTATGGAATCTTTGCCATCTGACTTTCTCACAATATTGCGTACAGA CGGACTATTGAGGTCTATTGCTAGTAAGTTGGGCGCTTCACAAAGAGTCAGGATACTACTCTATGCCAAATATGCATTATACGGTCTTTCCCCAAATTTGAATCCAGAATATG ATTTCGCTATTAAAGTAAAGTTCTCACAATTGATGGCGTATGTGAGTTACCTTCAGCTAAGGCTTATTCTTG AGCTGCTTTCTTGGATTGCGAAGGTCAAGCAGCTTCTATTTAGTTTGTATGAAAAGATAGGTGCAGTGCTGGTGGTGTGA
- the LOC101306566 gene encoding putative H/ACA ribonucleoprotein complex subunit 1-like protein 1-like, translating to MRPPRGGGSFRGRGDGGRGFRGCRGGGFGGGRGGGFRDEGPPSEVVEVSTFVHACEGDAVTKLTHEKIPYFNAPIYLQNKTQIGKVDEIFGPINESYFSVKVMEGIVATSYSQGDKFYIDPAKLLPLARFLPQPKGQKPAFSRGGGRGGRGFPRGGRGPPRGGRGPPRGGRGPPRGGRGFRGRGRF from the exons ATGCGACCTCCCAGAGGCGGCGGTAGTTTCAGAGGCCGCGGCGATGGCGGCAGAGGCTTCAGAGGCTGCCGCGGCGGCGGTTTCGGAGGAGGCCGTGGTGGTGGCTTCCGCGACGAAGGCCCTCCTTCGGAAGTTGTGG AGGTTTCGACATTTGTTCATGCATGTGAAGGTGACGCTGTCACAAAGCTCACACATGAGAAGATACCCTATTTCAATGCCCCAATCTATCTGCAGAACAAGACTCAGATAGGCAAAGTTGATGAAATTTTCGGCCCAATTAATGAATCT TACTTCTCAGTCAAAGTGATGGAAGGCATTGTGGCCACTTCATATTCACAGGGTGATAAGTTCTATATTGACCCAGCGAAGCTTCTTCCTCTTGCAAGATTTCTTCCGCAGCCCAA AGGACAGAAACCAGCTTTTTCTCGAGGTGGAGGACGTGGAGGCCGGGGATTTCCAAGGGGAGGCAGGGGACCTCCAAGGGGTGGCAGGGGACCTCCAAGGGGTGGCAGAGGACCTCCAAGGGGTGGGCGTGGCTTCAGGGGCAGAGGGAGATTTTAG